A section of the Candidatus Margulisiibacteriota bacterium genome encodes:
- a CDS encoding cell division protein FtsQ/DivIB — MLRSKFIRRLLLFLLLFTFIYLILGYSPLFKIKKVVVSGNKIVDSQWIIDVASNNHFENLFLLSRRKARKVLINEIPQLKKIKFSKHWFENYLKIKVVERSPFASIICYPNNYLIDEDGVIININKDKNVVFVSEYSNLPIITGIPPESIKGLTVLPTEYSSLIKGTLKILIRIFKDTGLKFNLTNPQDIRVLTNDLLEIKFGDERDFKKKLKTLKTLVKAISEKNEKVEYIDVRYPDYPVVKYFNQ, encoded by the coding sequence ATGCTACGTTCCAAATTTATTAGAAGATTACTCCTTTTTTTACTGCTATTTACGTTTATTTATTTAATTCTGGGTTATTCTCCGCTTTTCAAGATTAAAAAAGTAGTCGTCTCGGGTAACAAAATTGTAGATTCACAATGGATTATAGATGTGGCCTCAAATAATCACTTCGAGAATTTATTCCTTTTATCCAGGAGAAAAGCCCGGAAGGTACTGATAAATGAAATTCCTCAATTAAAGAAAATTAAATTCAGCAAGCACTGGTTTGAAAATTATTTAAAAATAAAAGTAGTGGAACGCTCACCTTTTGCGAGTATAATTTGTTACCCCAACAATTATCTGATTGATGAAGACGGAGTTATTATTAACATAAACAAAGACAAAAATGTAGTTTTTGTTTCAGAATACAGTAATTTACCAATAATCACAGGCATACCACCGGAAAGCATCAAAGGCCTAACCGTTCTGCCAACTGAATACAGTTCACTGATCAAGGGAACTTTAAAAATACTCATCCGTATTTTTAAGGACACAGGATTGAAATTTAATCTGACTAACCCCCAGGACATAAGGGTATTGACCAATGATTTGCTTGAAATAAAATTCGGTGATGAAAGAGATTTTAAGAAGAAGTTAAAAACATTGAAAACTCTGGTGAAAGCAATTTCGGAAAAAAACGAAAAGGTTGAGTATATTGATGTTCGTTACCCGGATTATCCGGTAGTAAAATATTTTAATCAATGA
- a CDS encoding D-alanine--D-alanine ligase has product MNKKIKKIGVLSGGFSSEREVSLRSGNNVSKALQELGYDVIRIDPRQDQIPSDIDFAFIALHGRGGEDGSIQGVLEWLKIPYSGSGICASALACNKVLTKKVLIYHNLPTAPFIELNNVEDLDLVTKFPQIIKPTLEGSSIGVAIIEDKKQLLTEYKQLSKDYTQIFVEQYITGRELTVSILGDEIFPILELVPKKRFYDYEAKYTKGLTDFILPAHLTEKIEKNIRDIALEAYRVIGCRGAVRVDMILTNDGTPYILELNTIPGMTDTSDLPAQAKSAGISFPELVQRIIDATFQIY; this is encoded by the coding sequence ATGAATAAAAAGATAAAAAAAATAGGTGTATTATCAGGTGGGTTTTCGTCTGAGCGTGAAGTATCCTTAAGATCAGGAAATAATGTTAGTAAAGCATTACAGGAACTGGGATATGATGTTATCAGAATAGACCCAAGACAGGACCAGATTCCTTCCGATATTGACTTCGCATTTATAGCTTTGCATGGACGCGGCGGCGAAGATGGATCAATCCAGGGTGTCCTGGAATGGCTGAAAATACCTTATTCCGGATCAGGGATTTGTGCCTCGGCTCTGGCCTGCAACAAAGTATTGACCAAGAAGGTACTCATTTATCACAATTTACCGACAGCGCCTTTTATAGAATTGAATAACGTCGAGGATCTTGATCTTGTTACAAAATTTCCACAGATTATTAAACCGACGCTTGAGGGTTCCAGTATTGGTGTAGCTATTATTGAGGACAAAAAGCAATTACTCACAGAATATAAACAGTTAAGTAAAGATTACACTCAGATATTTGTTGAGCAATATATAACCGGACGGGAGCTTACCGTCAGTATTCTCGGTGACGAAATTTTTCCGATCCTGGAACTGGTTCCCAAAAAAAGGTTCTACGATTATGAAGCCAAATATACCAAAGGTCTTACTGATTTCATTTTGCCTGCGCATTTAACTGAAAAAATCGAGAAAAATATTCGCGATATAGCGTTGGAAGCATATCGAGTAATAGGTTGCCGGGGCGCTGTTCGTGTGGATATGATACTAACCAATGACGGTACTCCATATATCCTCGAACTTAATACGATACCGGGAATGACAGATACAAGCGATCTTCCGGCTCAGGCAAAATCTGCGGGTATAAGTTTCCCGGAGCTGGTACAAAGGATAATCGATGCTACGTTCCAAATTTATTAG